A DNA window from Setaria viridis chromosome 2, Setaria_viridis_v4.0, whole genome shotgun sequence contains the following coding sequences:
- the LOC117844772 gene encoding uncharacterized protein — MHICLYMCVFDFGMQFRSNVSYIWRYGLMSSMHCGRVLNFKTRQADGPKTTQSGLVCVWPCEAQPTISRAHYQRFASAPLGAASAAMAPPRSLAAAALVATAAAVVLSSLLYRRKCGRLAARVRELEAALAVAAEKAASERRGRVRAQQSLRRALSEQEPRPDEARPVKAAAAAAPASYPMAPIGTVQSCFSTRNGTPRQPLVVTLARATVALDPARVPAAALEGLASYSHCWILYVFHLNTDLDKMWKDPARSKVKAKVRVPRLKGGKMGVLATRAPHRPNPIGLSVAKVEVVDGHAVLLSGVDLVDGTPVIDIKPYLPYSDSVKGAAVPNWLEIDGALAVESIHFSEQFISALHICWVHAQKQSLYASADEFQDLIKQVLSWDIRSLSQRIRPHQVDMERETNSHRSEEADEDHGDGASSGVVYHLHLEGIDVSYRIDQGSNIVVEDAALLTVVRNQNRDGYLAWRDKLGSSGL; from the exons ATGCATATTTGTCTGTACATGTGTGTATTTGACTTTGGAATGCAGTTTAGGTCTAATGTAAGCTACATTTGGCGGTATGGTTTAATGAGCTCAATGCATTGCGGTAGGGTTTTAAACTTTAAAACCAGACAAGCGGACGGCCCGAAAACGACACAATCAGGCCTAGTATGTGTCTGGCCGTGTGAAGCCCAGCCCACTATCTCCCGAGCCCACTACCAGCGCTTTGCTTCGGCGCCTTTGGGGGCTGCTTCCGctgccatggcgccgccgcggagccttgccgccgccgccctcgtcgccaCGGCCGCTGCCGTCGTTCTCTCAA GCCTGCTCTACAGGCGAAAATGCGGCCGCCTGGCCGCGCGGGTCCGGGAGCTGGAGGCCGCGCTGGCGGTCGCCGCGGAGAAGGCCGCCTCCGAGCGCCGCGGCAGGGTGCGCGCCCAGCAG TCGTTGAGGAGGGCTCTGAGCGAACAGGAGCCCCGCCCCGACGAGGCGAGGCCGgtcaaggccgccgccgccgccgccccggcatCCTACCCGATGGCGCCCATCGGCACTGTCCAGTCCTGCTTCTCCACTAG GAATGGTACACCAAGGCAGCCTTTGGTTGTGACGCTGGCCAGGGCAACTGTGGCGCTTGATCCAGCTCGAGTCCCGGCAGCAGCGCTGGAGGGACTAGCTAGTTACTCGCATTGCTGGATCCTTTATGTTTTCCATCTGAACACAGATCTTGACAAAATGTGGAAAGATCCTGCTAGGTCCAAGGTAAAAGCAAAG GTAAGGGTACCAAGATTGAAAGGGGGCAAGATGGGGGTTTTGGCAACTAGGGCACCGCATCGGCCTAATCCAATTGGGCTCAGTGTAGCAAAG gtggaggtggtggatgGGCATGCTGTTTTGCTTTCTGGAGTAGATTTGGTTGACGGCACG CCTGTTATTGACATTAAACCGTACCTGCCATATTCTGATAGTGTTAAAGGTGCGGCTGTTCCCAATTGGTTAGAG ATTGATGGTGCATTAGCTGTGGAGTCCATCCATTTTTCTGAACAATTCATATCTGCGCTTCACATCTGCTGGGTGCATGCC CAAAAGCAGTCCCTCTATGCTTCAGCAGATGAATTTCAGGATCTCATCAAGCAGGTCCTCTCTTGGGACATCAGATCGCTCTCCCAGCGGATCCGCCCCCATCAAGTAGACATGGAAAGGGAAACCAACAGCCATCGCAGCGAAGAAGCTGATGAGGACCACGGGGACGGAGCGAGCTCCGGCGTCGTCTACCACCTCCATCTCGAAGGCATCGATGTGTCATACAGGATAGATCAAGGCTCCAACATTGTCGTCGAGGATGCCGCTCTTCTTACTGTTGTCAGGAACCAGAACCGGGACGGTTACCTGGCGTGGAGGGATAAACTTGGCAGCAGCGGTTTGTAG